In Bacillus rossius redtenbacheri isolate Brsri unplaced genomic scaffold, Brsri_v3 Brsri_v3_scf22, whole genome shotgun sequence, a genomic segment contains:
- the LOC134543819 gene encoding histone H2A, with the protein MSGRGKGGKVKGKSKTRSSRAGLQFPVGRIHRLLRKGNYAERVGAGAPVYLAAVMEYLAAEVLELAGNAARDNKKTRIIPRHLQLAIRNDEELNKLLSGVTIAQGGVLPNIQAVLLPKKTEKKA; encoded by the coding sequence atgtctggcagaggaaaaggaggaaaggttaaggggaaatccaagactcgctccagcagggcaggacttcagttcccagtggggcgcatccacaggctgctgcgcaaaggcaactacgcagagcgtgtcggggcaggcgccccggtctacttggccgcggtgatggagtacctggccgccgaggtgctggagctggcgggcaatgctgcgcgcgacaacaagaagaccaggatcatcccgcgtcaccttcagctggccattcgcaacgacgaggagctcaataagctcctgtcaggcgtgaccattgcccagggtggcgttctgcccaacattcaggcagtgctgctgcccaagaaaaccgagaagaaagcctaa